A portion of the Punica granatum isolate Tunisia-2019 chromosome 7, ASM765513v2, whole genome shotgun sequence genome contains these proteins:
- the LOC116214313 gene encoding CLIP-associated protein-like isoform X1, translated as MEEALELARSKGANDRMAGVERLLELLEASRRSLSASETTSLVDCCLDLLRDVNFRVSQGALQALASAAVLSAEHLQLHLSALVPAVVERLGDSKQPVRDASRRLLLTLMEVSSPTIIVERAGSYAWVHKGSKVREEFARTVTSAIGLFASTELPLQRAILPPILQMLKDSNHGVREAAILCIEEMYKQAGSQFNDELRRYHLPGSMVKEINARLERIEPQVHSPGVKGSFPDVDMKLITLSPKRSSPRARSFRKERSLFGSGGDITEKQIEPISVYSEKELIWEIEKIISNLVPEKDWSVRIAAMQRVEGLVLGGATDYTCFRGLLKQLTGPLSTQLSDRRSSIVKQACHLLCFLSKELLGDFESFAEMFIPVLLKLVVVTVLVIAESADNCIKTILHNCNVARVLPHIVDRAKTDRSAVLRARCCEYALLILEQWHDSPEIQRYGDQYEDLIRCCVADAMSEVRSTARMCYRLFSKTWPERSQRLFSSFDSNIQRIINEEDRGFHRQYSSSSSICDRTSQMSFIHASPQTSSPGYGTSAKVAIDRSTSLPYGTSLSSGLHPSQAKSLGKGAEGTLERVLHASKQKVTAIEKMLRGLKVSDKQNCLALRSSSLDLGVDLPSSRDPPFPPAVPASIDHPTSLDVDSTINRRGHHNGGLSMSDIISQIQISKESAQLSNYHNAASPTKSVSSSFSAFSTKRGSGRLLGRGSTSVKGNNGVREAQRFMSLSDQQYLDKFRQEGNFSYLQSNYVPNSQGPLLGKPVAGHLSTSRRSYHGRSLSSGEVLSRVDCPVSVSDKLSEGLNPSSDWSARVSAFNYLQSLLQQGSKGVQEVVQYFDKVMKLLFQHLDDPHHKVAQAALSTLAEIITSCKKPYESYMDRMLPHVFCRLIDPKELVRQTCSRTLRILSETYTIDSLLPALLRSLDEQRSPKAKLAVIEFAIASFNKYEAIFEGSHNSGILKMWLAKLAPLANDKNTKLKEAAISCIISVYSHYDSITVLNFIISLSIEEQSFLRRALKQHTPRIEVDLINYLQSKKERQRLRASYDSSDADMSSEGGYIDPPAKRQPYGWYSACSAESDSGKKWGSGRVSSISTGGVGAASDATQHNLNQDAIKPGSRDVISTASQNLTLQSGWTEDMDDMKFEALSLLSLENNGVIGTVLGASGRFGDDEALVDANLSPEQTVDSKKNVSSDGGPEVPQILQLIVDGDDEPASLIKRTGLQQLIEISEVNDVSIWLKHFNQVLTTVLGVLDDADPSIRELALSLILEMIKNLKEIMEESVEIVIQKLLQVTKDNVATVADEAEQCLNNVVSQYEPLRCLRAVVALLVTEDKTTLVACINCLTKLVRRLSQGELMAELPSFLPAIFEAFGNPSADVRKNVVFCLVEIYIMLGKAFLPHLEGLNSTQLRLVTIYANRISQARTGTATDDIRPLSDSLCG; from the exons ATGGAGGAGGCATTGGAGCTGGCGCGCTCCAAGGGCGCCAACGACAGGATGGCCGGCGTGGAGCGCCTCCTCGAGCTCCTGGAGGCCTCGCGGAGGAGCCTCTCTGCCTCCGAGACGACGTCGCTCGTCGACTGCTGCCTGGACCTCCTCAGAGACGTCAACTTCAGGGTCTCCCAGGGCGCACTCCAGGCCCTGGCCTCCGCCGCCGTTCTCTCCGCCGAGCACCTTCAGCTCCACCTCAGCGCCCTCGTCCCGGCCGTCGTGGAGCGCCTCGGCGACTCCAAGCAGCCCGTCAGGGACGCCTCTAGGAGGCTCCTCCTCACTCTCATGGAG GTTTCTTCGCCGACGATTATTGTGGAAAGAGCAGGTTCTTATGCTTGGGTCCATAAGGGCTCGAAGGTTCGAGAAGAGTTTGCTCGGACTGTTACTTCAGCTATTGGCCTCTTTGCTTCTACAGAACTTCCTCTTCAACGTGCTATTCTTCCTCCA ATATTGCAAATGCTGAAAGACTCAAATCACGGTGTTAGAGAAGCAGCTATACTGTGTATTGAG GAGATGTACAAGCAGGCCGGGAGTCAATTTAATGATGAACTTCGGAGATACCATCTTCCTGGATCTATG GTGAAAGAGATAAATGCAAGGCTAGAGAGGATTGAACCACAAGTTCATTCACCAGGAGTTAAGGGTAGTTTTCCTGATGTAGATATGAAGCTCATTACCCTTAGCCCTAAAAGAAGTAGTCCAAGGGCGAGGAGCTTTAGAAAGGAGAGATCTCTCTTTGGAT CTGGAGGTGATATAACCGAAAAACAAATAGAACCGATTAGTGTGTACTCTGAAAAGGAGCTAATATGGGAAATTGAGAAGATTATTTCCAACCTAGTCCCAGAGAAAGATTGGTCCGTACGAATTGCAGCCATGCAGAGAGTTGAAGGCCTTGTTTTGGGAG GTGCTACTGATTATACGTGTTTCAGGGGACTCTTAAAACAACTTACTGGCCCTCTAAGCACACAACTATCTGACCGAAGGTCTAGCATAGTGAAGCAG GCCTGCCATCTATTATGCTTTTTATCCAAGGAGCTCTTGGGAGACTTTGAAAGTTTTGCTGAGATGTTCATTCCA GTTCTTCTTAAGCTAGTTGTGGTCACTGTACTTGTGATTGCAGAGTCCGCCGATAATTGCATTAAAACG ATATTGCACAACTGCAATGTTGCCCGTGTCCTTCCTCATATAGTTGATCGTGCAAAAACTGATCGCAGTGCTGTACTTCGGGCAAG GTGCTGTGAATATGCCCTGTTGATATTGGAACAATGGCATGATTCACCAGAAATACAGAGATATGGAGATCAGTATGAAGATCTTATAAGATGTTGTGTTGCAGATGCAATGAGTGAG GTTCGGTCAACAGCAAGAATGTGCTACAGGCTGTTTTCAAAAACTTGGCCGGAGCGCTCTCAGCGCCTCTTTTCATCCTTTGATTCGAATATCCAGAGG ATAATAAATGAAGAGGACAGAGGCTTCCATAGACAatactcttcttcttcttcaatttgtGATAGAACTTCACAAATGTCATTTATCCATGCATCACCTCAGACAAGTTCACCTGGATATGGTACTTCTGCTAAGGTTGCAATCGATAGAAGTACCAGTTTGCCCTATGGAACATCTCTTTCTTCCGGACTGCATCCGTCCCAAGCAAAATCACTTGGTAAAGGGGCTGAAGGTACCCTTGAAAGGGTGTTGCATGCTAGCAAACAGAAGGTTACTGCCATAGAAAAAATGCTTAGAGGATTGAAAGTATCTGATAAACAAAACTGTTTGGCTCTTCGATCATCGAGCTTGGATCTAG GAGTTGATCTTCCATCTTCTCGTGATCCACCATTCCCACCTGCTGTTCCAGCTTCTATTGATCACCCTACCTCTCTGGACGTTGATTCAACTATCAATAGAAGAGGTCATCATAATGGTGGCTTGAGCATGTCCGATATCATCTCTCAAATTCAAATCTCCAAAGAATCTGCCCAACTATCGAATTACCATAATGCAGCAAGTCCAACTAAGTCAGTCTCCTCATCATTTTCAGCATTCTCAACCAAGAGGGGCTCTGGAAGACTGCTTGGAAGAGGCTCCACCTCTGTCAAGGGGAACAATGGAGTCAGGGAAGCTCAACGATTCATGAGCCTCAGTGATCAACAATATCTGGACAAATTTAGGCAAGAAGGAAATTTTAGTTATCTGCAGAGCAACTATGTTCCAAACTCCCAGGGCCCACTTTTAGGAAAGCCTGTAGCTGGACATTTGTCTACAAGCAGGAGGAGTTATCATGGCCGTTCATTATCATCGGGGGAGGTGTTGAGTCGTGTCGACTGTCCAGTGTCTGTCAGTGATAAACTGAGTGAGGGACTCAACCCAAGTTCTGACTGGTCTGCCAGGGTTTCTGCTTTTAATTATCTACAGTCTTTGCTGCAGCAAGGATCAAAAGGCGTTCAAGAGGTTGTTCAATACTTTGACAAGGTGATGAAGCTACTTTTCCAGCATTTGGATGATCCACACCATAAAGTTGCTCAGGCAGCTCTTTCTACTTTAGCAGAAATTATTACATCATGCAAGAAGCCTTATGAGAGTTACATGGACCGAATGCTTCCACATGTTTTCTGCCGCCTAATTGACCCAAAGGAGTTAGTTAGGCAAACTTGCTCCAGAACACTTCGGATTCTGAGCGAAACATACACCATAGACTCTCTTCTACCTGCTTTGCTCCGCTCGCTAGATGAACAGCGGTCACCCAAGGCTAAATTAGCCGTTATTGAGTTTGCTATTGCTTCTTTCAACAAGTATGAGGCAATCTTTGAAGGCTCTCATAATAGCGGGATACTGAAAATGTGGTTGGCCAAATTGGCCCCACTGGCCAATGATAAAAATACCAAACTGAAGGAAGCAGCTATTTCTTGCATCATCTCTGTGTACTCGCACTATGATTCGATTACGGTCTTAAACTTCATTATTAGTCTGTCAATTGAAGAGCAAAGTTTCTTGAGACGAGCCCTCAAGCAGCACACTCCTCGTATTGAAGTGGACCTGATAAATTATTTGCAGAGCAAGAAAGAAAGGCAACGTCTTAGGGCCAGTTATGATTCATCTGATGCGGATATGTCCTCTGAAGGAGGCTATATTGATCCGCCAGCAAAGAGACAACCTTATGGATGGTATTCTGCCTGCTCAGCTGAAAGTGACAGTGGAAAGAAGTGGGGTTCTGGTCGAGTTTCATCAATTTCTACTGGAGGAGTTGGTGCAGCTTCTGATGCAACTCAACATAACTTGAACCAGGATGCTATAAAGCCCGGGAGCCGAGATGTAATAAGTACCGCCAGTCAGAACTTGACTTTACAGAGTGGATGGACAGAAGATATGGacgatatgaagtttgaagcctTGTCTTTGTTGAGTTTGGAAAATAATGGTGTTATTGGTACTGTCCTTGGGGCCTCTGGAAGATTTGGTGATGATGAAGCTTTAGTTGATGCTAATCTCAGTCCTGAGCAAACTGTTGATTCGAAAAAGAATGTGTCATCTGATGGTGGACCTGAAGTTCCTCAAATCCTTCAACTG ATAGTTGATGGGGATGATGAGCCTGCCTCTTTAATAAAGCGAACTGGACTTCAGCAATTAATTGAAATATCTGAGGTCAATGACGTCTCTATTTGGTTGAAG CACTTCAATCAAGTATTGACTACTGTGCTTGGGGTGTTGGATGATGCTGACCCCTCCATTCGTGAGCTAGCACTCTCGCTGATACTTGAAATGATTAAGAACCTG AAAGAAATTATGGAAGAGTCTGTTGAGATAGTAATACAGAAGCTGCTTCAAGTCACTAAGGATAATGTTGCCACG GTTGCAGATGAAGCCGAACAGTGCTTGAACAATGTGGTCTCACAGTATGAGCCATTGAGATGTTTACGT GCTGTTGTTGCATTATTGGTCACTGAAGACAAGACAACTCTCGTTGCTTGTATAAATTGTTTGACCAAG CTCGTGCGACGGCTTTCGCAAGGGGAACTGATGGCTGAGTTACCTTCATTCTTGCCTGCTATATTTGAAGCATTTGGAAACCCGAGTGCAGATGTTCGCAAG
- the LOC116214313 gene encoding CLIP-associated protein-like isoform X2 translates to MEEALELARSKGANDRMAGVERLLELLEASRRSLSASETTSLVDCCLDLLRDVNFRVSQGALQALASAAVLSAEHLQLHLSALVPAVVERLGDSKQPVRDASRRLLLTLMEVSSPTIIVERAGSYAWVHKGSKVREEFARTVTSAIGLFASTELPLQRAILPPILQMLKDSNHGVREAAILCIEEMYKQAGSQFNDELRRYHLPGSMVKEINARLERIEPQVHSPGVKGSFPDVDMKLITLSPKRSSPRARSFRKERSLFGSGGDITEKQIEPISVYSEKELIWEIEKIISNLVPEKDWSVRIAAMQRVEGLVLGGATDYTCFRGLLKQLTGPLSTQLSDRRSSIVKQACHLLCFLSKELLGDFESFAEMFIPVLLKLVVVTVLVIAESADNCIKTILHNCNVARVLPHIVDRAKTDRSAVLRARCCEYALLILEQWHDSPEIQRYGDQYEDLIRCCVADAMSEVRSTARMCYRLFSKTWPERSQRLFSSFDSNIQRIINEEDRGFHRQYSSSSSICDRTSQMSFIHASPQTSSPGYGTSAKVAIDRSTSLPYGTSLSSGLHPSQAKSLGKGAEGTLERVLHASKQKVTAIEKMLRGLKVSDKQNCLALRSSSLDLGVDLPSSRDPPFPPAVPASIDHPTSLDVDSTINRRGHHNGGLSMSDIISQIQISKESAQLSNYHNAASPTKSVSSSFSAFSTKRGSGRLLGRGSTSVKGNNGVREAQRFMSLSDQQYLDKFRQEGNFSYLQSNYVPNSQGPLLGKPVAGHLSTSRRSYHGRSLSSGEVLSRVDCPVSVSDKLSEGLNPSSDWSARVSAFNYLQSLLQQGSKGVQEVVQYFDKVMKLLFQHLDDPHHKVAQAALSTLAEIITSCKKPYESYMDRMLPHVFCRLIDPKELVRQTCSRTLRILSETYTIDSLLPALLRSLDEQRSPKAKLAVIEFAIASFNKYEAIFEGSHNSGILKMWLAKLAPLANDKNTKLKEAAISCIISVYSHYDSITVLNFIISLSIEEQSFLRRALKQHTPRIEVDLINYLQSKKERQRLRASYDSSDADMSSEGGYIDPPAKRQPYGWYSACSAESDSGKKWGSGRVSSISTGGVGAASDATQHNLNQDAIKPGSRDVISTASQNLTLQSGWTEDMDDMKFEALSLLSLENNGVIGTVLGASGRFGDDEALVDANLSPEQTVDSKKNVSSDGGPEVPQILQLIVDGDDEPASLIKRTGLQQLIEISEVNDVSIWLKHFNQVLTTVLGVLDDADPSIRELALSLILEMIKNLGVGLVVWRSSNIHLIPGSIPVEANSGSTYGAFIRPGHHCGFPSPGDKLGEA, encoded by the exons ATGGAGGAGGCATTGGAGCTGGCGCGCTCCAAGGGCGCCAACGACAGGATGGCCGGCGTGGAGCGCCTCCTCGAGCTCCTGGAGGCCTCGCGGAGGAGCCTCTCTGCCTCCGAGACGACGTCGCTCGTCGACTGCTGCCTGGACCTCCTCAGAGACGTCAACTTCAGGGTCTCCCAGGGCGCACTCCAGGCCCTGGCCTCCGCCGCCGTTCTCTCCGCCGAGCACCTTCAGCTCCACCTCAGCGCCCTCGTCCCGGCCGTCGTGGAGCGCCTCGGCGACTCCAAGCAGCCCGTCAGGGACGCCTCTAGGAGGCTCCTCCTCACTCTCATGGAG GTTTCTTCGCCGACGATTATTGTGGAAAGAGCAGGTTCTTATGCTTGGGTCCATAAGGGCTCGAAGGTTCGAGAAGAGTTTGCTCGGACTGTTACTTCAGCTATTGGCCTCTTTGCTTCTACAGAACTTCCTCTTCAACGTGCTATTCTTCCTCCA ATATTGCAAATGCTGAAAGACTCAAATCACGGTGTTAGAGAAGCAGCTATACTGTGTATTGAG GAGATGTACAAGCAGGCCGGGAGTCAATTTAATGATGAACTTCGGAGATACCATCTTCCTGGATCTATG GTGAAAGAGATAAATGCAAGGCTAGAGAGGATTGAACCACAAGTTCATTCACCAGGAGTTAAGGGTAGTTTTCCTGATGTAGATATGAAGCTCATTACCCTTAGCCCTAAAAGAAGTAGTCCAAGGGCGAGGAGCTTTAGAAAGGAGAGATCTCTCTTTGGAT CTGGAGGTGATATAACCGAAAAACAAATAGAACCGATTAGTGTGTACTCTGAAAAGGAGCTAATATGGGAAATTGAGAAGATTATTTCCAACCTAGTCCCAGAGAAAGATTGGTCCGTACGAATTGCAGCCATGCAGAGAGTTGAAGGCCTTGTTTTGGGAG GTGCTACTGATTATACGTGTTTCAGGGGACTCTTAAAACAACTTACTGGCCCTCTAAGCACACAACTATCTGACCGAAGGTCTAGCATAGTGAAGCAG GCCTGCCATCTATTATGCTTTTTATCCAAGGAGCTCTTGGGAGACTTTGAAAGTTTTGCTGAGATGTTCATTCCA GTTCTTCTTAAGCTAGTTGTGGTCACTGTACTTGTGATTGCAGAGTCCGCCGATAATTGCATTAAAACG ATATTGCACAACTGCAATGTTGCCCGTGTCCTTCCTCATATAGTTGATCGTGCAAAAACTGATCGCAGTGCTGTACTTCGGGCAAG GTGCTGTGAATATGCCCTGTTGATATTGGAACAATGGCATGATTCACCAGAAATACAGAGATATGGAGATCAGTATGAAGATCTTATAAGATGTTGTGTTGCAGATGCAATGAGTGAG GTTCGGTCAACAGCAAGAATGTGCTACAGGCTGTTTTCAAAAACTTGGCCGGAGCGCTCTCAGCGCCTCTTTTCATCCTTTGATTCGAATATCCAGAGG ATAATAAATGAAGAGGACAGAGGCTTCCATAGACAatactcttcttcttcttcaatttgtGATAGAACTTCACAAATGTCATTTATCCATGCATCACCTCAGACAAGTTCACCTGGATATGGTACTTCTGCTAAGGTTGCAATCGATAGAAGTACCAGTTTGCCCTATGGAACATCTCTTTCTTCCGGACTGCATCCGTCCCAAGCAAAATCACTTGGTAAAGGGGCTGAAGGTACCCTTGAAAGGGTGTTGCATGCTAGCAAACAGAAGGTTACTGCCATAGAAAAAATGCTTAGAGGATTGAAAGTATCTGATAAACAAAACTGTTTGGCTCTTCGATCATCGAGCTTGGATCTAG GAGTTGATCTTCCATCTTCTCGTGATCCACCATTCCCACCTGCTGTTCCAGCTTCTATTGATCACCCTACCTCTCTGGACGTTGATTCAACTATCAATAGAAGAGGTCATCATAATGGTGGCTTGAGCATGTCCGATATCATCTCTCAAATTCAAATCTCCAAAGAATCTGCCCAACTATCGAATTACCATAATGCAGCAAGTCCAACTAAGTCAGTCTCCTCATCATTTTCAGCATTCTCAACCAAGAGGGGCTCTGGAAGACTGCTTGGAAGAGGCTCCACCTCTGTCAAGGGGAACAATGGAGTCAGGGAAGCTCAACGATTCATGAGCCTCAGTGATCAACAATATCTGGACAAATTTAGGCAAGAAGGAAATTTTAGTTATCTGCAGAGCAACTATGTTCCAAACTCCCAGGGCCCACTTTTAGGAAAGCCTGTAGCTGGACATTTGTCTACAAGCAGGAGGAGTTATCATGGCCGTTCATTATCATCGGGGGAGGTGTTGAGTCGTGTCGACTGTCCAGTGTCTGTCAGTGATAAACTGAGTGAGGGACTCAACCCAAGTTCTGACTGGTCTGCCAGGGTTTCTGCTTTTAATTATCTACAGTCTTTGCTGCAGCAAGGATCAAAAGGCGTTCAAGAGGTTGTTCAATACTTTGACAAGGTGATGAAGCTACTTTTCCAGCATTTGGATGATCCACACCATAAAGTTGCTCAGGCAGCTCTTTCTACTTTAGCAGAAATTATTACATCATGCAAGAAGCCTTATGAGAGTTACATGGACCGAATGCTTCCACATGTTTTCTGCCGCCTAATTGACCCAAAGGAGTTAGTTAGGCAAACTTGCTCCAGAACACTTCGGATTCTGAGCGAAACATACACCATAGACTCTCTTCTACCTGCTTTGCTCCGCTCGCTAGATGAACAGCGGTCACCCAAGGCTAAATTAGCCGTTATTGAGTTTGCTATTGCTTCTTTCAACAAGTATGAGGCAATCTTTGAAGGCTCTCATAATAGCGGGATACTGAAAATGTGGTTGGCCAAATTGGCCCCACTGGCCAATGATAAAAATACCAAACTGAAGGAAGCAGCTATTTCTTGCATCATCTCTGTGTACTCGCACTATGATTCGATTACGGTCTTAAACTTCATTATTAGTCTGTCAATTGAAGAGCAAAGTTTCTTGAGACGAGCCCTCAAGCAGCACACTCCTCGTATTGAAGTGGACCTGATAAATTATTTGCAGAGCAAGAAAGAAAGGCAACGTCTTAGGGCCAGTTATGATTCATCTGATGCGGATATGTCCTCTGAAGGAGGCTATATTGATCCGCCAGCAAAGAGACAACCTTATGGATGGTATTCTGCCTGCTCAGCTGAAAGTGACAGTGGAAAGAAGTGGGGTTCTGGTCGAGTTTCATCAATTTCTACTGGAGGAGTTGGTGCAGCTTCTGATGCAACTCAACATAACTTGAACCAGGATGCTATAAAGCCCGGGAGCCGAGATGTAATAAGTACCGCCAGTCAGAACTTGACTTTACAGAGTGGATGGACAGAAGATATGGacgatatgaagtttgaagcctTGTCTTTGTTGAGTTTGGAAAATAATGGTGTTATTGGTACTGTCCTTGGGGCCTCTGGAAGATTTGGTGATGATGAAGCTTTAGTTGATGCTAATCTCAGTCCTGAGCAAACTGTTGATTCGAAAAAGAATGTGTCATCTGATGGTGGACCTGAAGTTCCTCAAATCCTTCAACTG ATAGTTGATGGGGATGATGAGCCTGCCTCTTTAATAAAGCGAACTGGACTTCAGCAATTAATTGAAATATCTGAGGTCAATGACGTCTCTATTTGGTTGAAG CACTTCAATCAAGTATTGACTACTGTGCTTGGGGTGTTGGATGATGCTGACCCCTCCATTCGTGAGCTAGCACTCTCGCTGATACTTGAAATGATTAAGAACCTG GGGGTTGGCCTAGTGGTATGGAGGAGCTCCAATATCCATTTGATCCCGGGTTCGATCCCCGTTGAGGCCAACAGTGGTTCCACTTATGGGGCATTTATCCGACCTGGGCATCACTGTGGGTTCCCGAGTCCCGGCGACAAGTTGGGCGAAGCTTAG